A single window of Flavobacterium aestivum DNA harbors:
- a CDS encoding M23 family metallopeptidase: MKFSFFLLVLSSTLFAQTDYPKNYFCPPLDIPLQLSGNFGELRPNHFHAGFDMKTLQKEGLSVYAVADGYVSRIKISTFGNGKTIYIDHPNGFTSVYGHLQKATDSIEDFIKKTHYKEQSFEIEMYFKPNEMPVKKGQLIAISGNTGASEGPHLHFEFRDTKTEKIINPMFFGFDALMKDTKKPIVSNLYAYPLDSKTIVNHSQRPIPVNLSLQKDGTYMADKVIANGKIGFAIATFDYDDVSFNKNGVFDVNLSCNGKSIFGYQFNTYSFDEMRYVNALIDYSLYKKTQQRVQKLFMNPPYNLSIIKTDETNGVITVLPNLTSVCSLEVSDFYGNKTTIGIPVQYDSLSTIIEKEPVVSNYVVKASKDCLFEKDKCSVFFPAGTFYGDFNLNFDVKNNVLVVHDDTVPAHTNFTIAMESDSYPADQKDKVFIGRVDGGKISYNTTREKNNVYETRVKTLGQYKLVLDTIAPVITMAKSIEGKKIDNQKLLQVSISDSLSGIKSYNGYLNGKWILMEYDNKTRLLTHNFSDGIVTEGDNELKVVVVDNVGNSSIFETHFQRNQKQ; this comes from the coding sequence ATGAAGTTTTCTTTTTTTCTGTTAGTTCTCTCTAGCACCCTCTTTGCTCAAACAGATTATCCTAAAAACTATTTTTGTCCACCGCTAGATATTCCGTTGCAATTGTCTGGAAATTTTGGAGAATTGAGACCCAATCATTTTCATGCAGGCTTTGATATGAAAACCCTTCAAAAAGAAGGATTAAGTGTGTATGCTGTTGCTGATGGATATGTTTCAAGAATCAAGATTTCTACTTTTGGAAATGGGAAAACCATTTATATTGATCATCCAAATGGATTCACATCAGTTTACGGGCATTTGCAAAAAGCGACCGATTCTATTGAGGATTTTATAAAGAAAACTCATTATAAAGAACAGTCTTTTGAAATTGAAATGTATTTTAAACCCAATGAAATGCCAGTCAAAAAAGGACAATTAATTGCTATTTCCGGAAATACAGGCGCTTCTGAAGGACCTCACTTGCATTTTGAATTTCGGGATACGAAAACAGAGAAAATTATCAACCCGATGTTCTTTGGTTTTGATGCTTTAATGAAAGATACTAAGAAGCCAATAGTTTCAAATTTATATGCTTATCCATTAGATTCAAAAACAATAGTAAATCATTCACAACGACCTATTCCTGTTAATTTATCCCTGCAAAAGGACGGAACGTATATGGCAGATAAGGTTATTGCCAATGGGAAAATTGGTTTTGCTATTGCTACTTTTGATTATGATGATGTGTCTTTTAACAAAAATGGTGTTTTCGATGTGAATTTGTCTTGCAATGGCAAATCTATTTTCGGATACCAATTTAACACTTATTCTTTTGATGAAATGAGGTATGTAAATGCGTTAATTGATTATTCGCTTTATAAAAAAACACAGCAGAGAGTTCAAAAGTTGTTTATGAATCCGCCTTATAATTTGAGTATCATAAAAACCGATGAAACAAATGGTGTTATCACGGTACTTCCTAATTTGACTTCGGTATGTAGTTTGGAGGTTTCAGATTTTTATGGAAATAAAACAACAATTGGGATTCCGGTGCAGTATGATTCGCTTTCGACTATAATAGAAAAAGAACCAGTTGTTTCTAATTATGTTGTGAAGGCTTCGAAAGATTGTCTTTTTGAAAAAGACAAATGCAGTGTTTTCTTTCCCGCAGGTACATTCTATGGTGACTTTAATTTAAATTTTGATGTAAAAAATAATGTTTTGGTTGTACATGATGATACAGTTCCGGCGCATACAAACTTTACAATTGCTATGGAAAGCGATAGTTATCCAGCAGATCAAAAAGACAAAGTATTCATTGGTCGAGTAGATGGAGGAAAGATAAGTTACAATACGACTCGTGAAAAAAATAATGTTTATGAGACCAGAGTTAAAACTTTAGGACAATATAAACTGGTGTTAGATACTATTGCACCTGTAATTACGATGGCAAAATCTATTGAGGGGAAAAAAATAGACAATCAAAAACTGCTTCAAGTAAGTATATCAGATAGTTTGTCTGGAATTAAATCGTATAATGGTTATCTTAACGGAAAATGGATCTTGATGGAATATGATAATAAAACAAGACTTTTGACCCATAATTTTAGCGATGGAATTGTTACCGAAGGAGATAATGAATTAAAAGTTGTTGTAGTTGATAATGTAGGGAATTCTTCTATCTTTGAAACTCATTTTCAAAGAAATCAAAAACAGTAA
- a CDS encoding cell division protein ZapA → MDEKLKIKISIADRVYPLTVDFSQEEGLRSASRKIDAMIKQFEENYAVRDKQDVLAMCALQFASQVEQKQIDNIINGEETVERLNKINLLLDEYLDK, encoded by the coding sequence ATGGACGAAAAGCTTAAAATTAAAATATCAATTGCAGACAGAGTTTACCCATTAACGGTGGATTTCTCTCAAGAAGAAGGACTTAGAAGTGCTTCTAGAAAAATTGATGCGATGATTAAGCAATTTGAAGAAAATTATGCCGTTCGAGACAAACAAGATGTATTAGCAATGTGTGCTTTACAATTTGCTTCTCAAGTAGAACAAAAACAGATTGATAATATTATAAATGGTGAAGAAACCGTTGAAAGATTAAACAAAATCAATTTGCTTTTAGACGAATATCTCGACAAATAA
- the rny gene encoding ribonuclease Y: MDILTIIISGITGIAVGFSIAKVIEKSNISNLIKSAKKEAASILKDANLEAENIKKDKILQAKEKFIELKSEHEQVILARDKKVAEVEKRVRDKESQVSNELSKAKKINDDFEAKNLEYTSKIENLDKKQLEVDKLHKSQLQQLEVISGLSADEAKEQLVEGLKAEAKSKAMSHIQDTIEEAKLTAQQEAKKIIINTIQRVGTEEAVENCVSVFNIESDDVKGRIIGREGRNIRALEAATGVEIIVDDTPEAIILSCFDPVRREIARLALHKLVTDGRIHPARIEEVVAKTTKQIDDEIIEVGKRTVIDLGIHGLHPELIKVVGRMKYRSSYGQNLLQHSREVSKLCGIMAAELGLNVKLAKRAGLLHDIGKVPDTESDLPHALLGMQWAEKYGEKEEVCNAIGAHHDEIEMKSLLSPIIQVCDAISGARPGARRQVLDSYIQRLKDLEDVAYGFSGVKNAYAIQAGRELRVIVESEKVSDDNAATLSFEISQKIQTEMTYPGQVKVTVIRETRAVNIAK; this comes from the coding sequence ATGGACATCTTAACAATAATTATTTCAGGAATTACTGGTATTGCAGTAGGATTTAGTATAGCCAAAGTCATAGAAAAAAGCAATATCTCTAATTTAATTAAAAGCGCCAAAAAAGAAGCGGCTTCAATTCTAAAAGACGCCAATCTTGAGGCAGAAAACATTAAAAAAGACAAAATTCTTCAAGCAAAAGAAAAATTTATCGAACTAAAATCTGAACATGAACAAGTAATTCTAGCAAGAGATAAGAAAGTAGCAGAGGTAGAAAAAAGAGTTCGTGACAAAGAATCTCAAGTTTCAAACGAATTATCAAAAGCCAAAAAGATAAATGACGATTTTGAAGCAAAAAATCTAGAATACACCTCTAAAATAGAGAATTTAGACAAAAAACAATTAGAAGTAGACAAACTTCATAAAAGCCAATTGCAACAATTAGAAGTGATCTCAGGATTATCTGCGGATGAAGCTAAAGAGCAATTAGTTGAAGGCTTAAAAGCTGAAGCAAAGAGCAAAGCAATGTCTCATATTCAAGATACTATTGAAGAAGCTAAATTAACGGCACAACAAGAGGCTAAGAAAATCATCATTAACACCATTCAAAGAGTAGGAACAGAAGAAGCAGTAGAAAATTGCGTATCTGTTTTTAACATTGAATCAGATGATGTAAAAGGTAGAATCATTGGTCGTGAAGGAAGAAACATTAGAGCATTAGAAGCTGCCACAGGAGTAGAAATCATTGTAGATGACACTCCGGAAGCTATTATCCTTTCTTGTTTTGACCCAGTGCGTAGAGAGATTGCTCGTTTGGCATTACACAAATTAGTAACTGACGGACGTATTCACCCAGCACGTATCGAAGAGGTAGTTGCCAAAACAACTAAACAAATTGATGATGAAATCATTGAGGTTGGAAAACGAACTGTTATTGACTTAGGAATTCACGGATTACACCCAGAATTAATAAAAGTAGTAGGTAGAATGAAATACCGTTCTTCTTACGGACAAAATTTATTGCAACACTCTCGTGAAGTTTCTAAACTTTGCGGAATCATGGCTGCTGAATTGGGCTTGAATGTTAAACTTGCCAAAAGAGCAGGATTACTTCACGATATTGGTAAAGTTCCAGATACAGAAAGTGACTTACCACACGCCTTATTAGGAATGCAATGGGCTGAAAAATATGGTGAGAAAGAAGAAGTTTGCAACGCCATTGGAGCTCACCATGACGAGATAGAAATGAAATCATTATTATCTCCAATTATTCAAGTTTGTGATGCTATTTCAGGAGCAAGACCAGGAGCCAGAAGACAAGTATTAGATTCTTACATTCAACGTTTAAAAGATCTTGAAGATGTAGCTTATGGATTTAGTGGTGTAAAAAATGCTTATGCCATTCAAGCTGGTAGAGAACTACGTGTTATTGTAGAAAGCGAAAAAGTATCTGATGATAATGCAGCCACTCTATCTTTCGAAATTTCACAAAAAATTCAAACTGAAATGACTTATCCAGGTCAAGTAAAAGTTACAGTAATTAGAGAAACAAGAGCAGTGAATATTGCTAAATAA
- the xerD gene encoding site-specific tyrosine recombinase XerD: MNWESYLKSYQSYLKIERGLSKNTIDNYSFDIERLCLFLSQNEIRVSPLVISEETLQQFIYNVSKELNPRSQARIISGLKSFFSYLIFEDFRNDNPMELIETPKTGRKLPDTLAIEEIDSLISAIDLSTNEGERNRAMLETLYGCGLRVSELVSLKISDLFFEEGFVKVTGKGNKQRFVPVGNLTQKFIEIYKNNNRAHLNIQKGFEDTLFLNRRGKQLTRAMIFTIIKDLTVKINLNKNIGPHTLRHSFATHLLENGADLRSIQLMLGHESITTTEIYVHLDRKYLTEVMNTFHPRKG, from the coding sequence ATGAATTGGGAATCGTATCTAAAAAGTTATCAGTCTTATCTCAAAATTGAAAGGGGGTTATCAAAAAATACTATTGATAATTATTCTTTTGATATTGAGCGATTGTGCTTGTTTTTGTCTCAAAATGAGATTCGTGTTTCACCTTTAGTCATAAGTGAAGAAACGTTACAGCAATTTATTTACAATGTTTCTAAAGAATTAAATCCCAGGTCACAGGCTAGAATAATTTCTGGATTAAAAAGCTTTTTTTCTTATTTAATATTCGAAGATTTTAGGAACGATAACCCAATGGAGCTGATTGAAACTCCAAAAACCGGACGTAAGTTACCAGATACATTGGCTATCGAAGAGATAGATTCGCTTATCTCAGCAATTGATTTGAGTACGAATGAAGGAGAACGTAATCGTGCGATGCTTGAAACCTTATACGGTTGCGGGCTTCGTGTTTCTGAATTGGTTTCCTTGAAAATTTCGGACTTGTTTTTTGAAGAAGGCTTCGTTAAAGTAACCGGAAAGGGAAATAAGCAGCGCTTTGTTCCTGTTGGAAATTTGACTCAAAAATTTATTGAGATTTATAAAAATAACAATAGAGCGCATCTTAATATTCAAAAAGGGTTCGAGGATACTTTGTTTTTAAATAGAAGAGGGAAGCAATTAACCCGAGCCATGATTTTTACTATTATTAAAGACTTAACAGTCAAAATAAACTTAAATAAAAACATAGGTCCACATACATTAAGACATTCCTTTGCTACTCATCTTTTAGAGAATGGAGCAGATTTACGCTCAATACAATTAATGCTTGGACATGAGTCTATCACAACAACAGAAATCTATGTTCATTTGGATCGAAAGTATTTAACCGAAGTTATGAATACCTTTCATCCGAGAAAAGGCTAA
- a CDS encoding porin family protein, with protein MKKNILTAVVVLAFGFLNAQEARFGVKAGLNLSTLSGNYVKQSQIQPGIVLGGFAAVKLSKEFIFQPELLFSFQGSAYRSYYDFGNVETYQQDNLNLSYLLLPVMAKYYVAKKFSLEVGPQFGFLLAARSNYFSYTDSGNDYVNSKSKNVTDQFKTFDFGINIGGGYDFTDKWGIDLRYNFGLNNAAQNRFGTDFHADNRVLSVTGSYKF; from the coding sequence ATGAAGAAAAACATTCTGACAGCAGTTGTAGTATTAGCATTTGGATTTTTAAATGCACAAGAAGCTAGATTTGGAGTAAAAGCAGGTTTGAATTTGTCTACTCTTTCGGGAAATTATGTTAAGCAATCGCAAATTCAGCCAGGTATAGTACTTGGAGGTTTTGCAGCAGTTAAACTTTCTAAAGAATTTATTTTTCAACCTGAATTACTTTTTTCTTTTCAAGGGAGTGCTTATAGAAGCTATTATGATTTTGGAAATGTTGAAACCTATCAGCAAGATAATTTAAATTTAAGTTACTTATTGTTGCCAGTAATGGCTAAATATTATGTGGCGAAAAAGTTTAGTTTAGAGGTAGGGCCTCAATTTGGTTTCCTATTAGCAGCCAGATCTAATTATTTTAGCTATACAGATAGCGGTAATGATTATGTTAATTCAAAATCAAAAAATGTTACAGATCAATTTAAAACTTTCGATTTTGGTATAAATATAGGAGGAGGATATGATTTTACAGATAAATGGGGTATTGATTTAAGATATAATTTTGGCTTAAATAATGCTGCTCAAAATAGATTTGGAACAGATTTTCACGCTGACAATCGAGTTTTGTCGGTAACAGGTAGCTATAAATTTTAA
- a CDS encoding outer membrane beta-barrel protein: MKKIILVLVAIFAFNFANAQDSGAPKATFSKGDMWLEGGISLTTGDSSNDYFAITPKYGYFLDEKWAIGGDFNVSTVSYLPNTNNLDKSSSFGIGVFARYYFLSLGNFKAYGEAGLGYNHTKLEYLNNTTNTNNGIKANIDLGMNYFFTPKWAATFVLAEVLSYNNANPENGASTSDLVINVNLFNNIFAQPKFGLLYKW; this comes from the coding sequence ATGAAAAAGATTATTTTAGTATTAGTAGCAATATTTGCTTTTAATTTTGCAAATGCTCAAGATTCTGGTGCTCCAAAAGCGACCTTTTCTAAAGGGGATATGTGGCTTGAAGGAGGGATTAGTTTGACTACTGGTGATAGTAGTAACGATTATTTTGCAATAACTCCTAAATATGGTTATTTTTTAGATGAAAAATGGGCTATTGGTGGAGATTTTAATGTTTCAACAGTGTCATATTTACCAAATACTAATAACCTAGACAAATCTAGTTCATTTGGAATAGGAGTATTTGCTAGATATTATTTCTTGAGCTTAGGGAATTTCAAGGCTTATGGTGAAGCAGGTTTAGGTTACAACCATACAAAATTAGAGTATTTAAATAATACGACTAATACCAATAATGGTATCAAAGCTAATATTGATTTAGGGATGAATTATTTCTTTACTCCAAAATGGGCTGCTACATTTGTTCTGGCTGAAGTTTTAAGTTATAATAATGCCAATCCTGAAAATGGAGCTAGTACTAGTGATCTAGTTATAAATGTTAACTTGTTTAATAATATTTTCGCTCAACCAAAATTTGGATTATTATACAAATGGTAG
- the aroQ gene encoding type II 3-dehydroquinate dehydratase, which produces MKIAILNGPNLNLLGKREPEVYGTQTFEDYFEILKNKFPQIELTYYQSNIEGELIGKIQELGFSYDGIILNAGAYTHTSIGIGDAIKAVTTPVIEVHISNTYARESFRHQSYISGNAKGVILGFGLKSYDLAIQSFI; this is translated from the coding sequence ATGAAAATAGCCATCCTTAATGGACCAAATTTGAACCTTTTAGGAAAAAGAGAACCTGAAGTTTACGGTACCCAAACTTTTGAAGATTATTTTGAAATTCTAAAGAATAAATTTCCCCAAATAGAATTAACATACTATCAAAGCAATATCGAAGGAGAATTAATTGGCAAAATACAAGAATTGGGGTTCAGTTACGATGGTATTATCCTTAATGCCGGAGCCTACACCCATACTTCAATAGGAATTGGTGATGCTATCAAAGCTGTTACAACTCCAGTAATCGAAGTTCATATTTCGAATACTTATGCCCGGGAAAGTTTTAGGCATCAATCATACATTTCCGGAAATGCAAAAGGTGTAATTCTTGGTTTTGGTTTAAAAAGTTATGATCTGGCTATTCAGTCTTTTATATAA
- a CDS encoding DUF5686 and carboxypeptidase regulatory-like domain-containing protein encodes MKNAFLFLFLVTNFFSFAQIKGRISDEKGNPLPYVTIYEENTYNGTTSNEQGYYELNTKKLGQHVIVFQFLGFKTKKITADISSFPYNLDVKLIEESFSLNEVVINPKDNPANQIIRNAIANKKANIEKTARYKADFYSRGIFRIKNAPKKILGQKLDMFDEVLDSTRTGILYLSETVSKISFQKPDKMKETIIASKVSGDDNGFSFNNAASANFDFYDNYLPFDVNVVSPIADNAFNYYKYKLEGSFYNENNQQINKIKVTPKRESEPVMEGYIYIVDDSWAIYAVDVNIKGEQMQNPALNVLTLKQNFGYNSATKIWVKNTQTIDFTAGILGINISGKFTYVYSNFEFDPPFTKKTFTREVLTFQENANKKEDAYWNTIRPVPLTIEESTDYTKKDILQTKKKSQVYLDSIDKKNNKLHVFDIITGYTYKNSFQKWSADYEGILTGVNFNTVQGWKISTGLSYTESDREKGKYTQFRTDFDYGFSEDKFRSTGSFIHKFNNSNKSEIQITGGNRVTQFNEEKPILELLNSVSTLFFKENLMKIYENNFISFLYQREITNGFFLKAKIDYSENKPLSNTTDQTFFQKEKDYTSNNPWAPNDYITPAFEKYNLIKANMEVKINFDQDYITRPDGKYNFSKGNYPVLTLGFEKGFAGSEKKYEFDHAKAKIFYNSTLGNKGAFSLNAKAGKLFNANQISFVDYKHFNGNQTYIGLSENYLNVFNLMPYYTNSTNDSYFELHTEHNDKGYIMNKIPLLNMLKSNLVLGYHLLAIPNRSPYAEYSVGLNNLGFGKFKIFRLDYVRSYQNGFQKDGVILGLSFFN; translated from the coding sequence ATGAAAAACGCTTTTTTGTTCCTTTTTTTAGTTACTAACTTTTTTAGTTTTGCCCAAATTAAAGGTAGGATATCAGATGAGAAAGGAAATCCATTGCCTTATGTTACGATATACGAAGAAAACACCTATAACGGAACTACATCAAACGAGCAAGGATATTACGAATTAAACACAAAAAAATTAGGTCAGCACGTAATAGTCTTTCAATTTTTAGGCTTTAAAACTAAAAAGATAACAGCTGATATCTCTTCCTTCCCCTATAATTTAGATGTAAAATTGATTGAAGAAAGTTTTTCTTTAAATGAAGTTGTAATTAATCCAAAAGATAATCCTGCCAATCAAATTATAAGAAACGCTATTGCAAATAAAAAAGCAAATATCGAAAAAACAGCTCGATACAAAGCCGATTTCTATTCCCGCGGTATTTTCCGAATCAAAAATGCTCCCAAAAAAATTCTAGGACAAAAACTGGACATGTTTGATGAAGTTTTGGATTCTACAAGAACTGGCATTCTCTACTTATCGGAAACTGTTTCTAAAATCTCTTTTCAGAAACCAGACAAAATGAAGGAAACTATTATTGCCTCCAAAGTAAGTGGTGATGATAACGGATTCAGTTTTAACAATGCCGCATCAGCTAATTTTGATTTTTATGATAATTATTTACCTTTTGATGTCAATGTAGTTTCACCAATTGCTGACAATGCTTTTAATTACTATAAATACAAACTGGAAGGATCATTTTACAATGAAAACAATCAACAAATCAATAAAATAAAGGTCACCCCAAAAAGAGAGTCAGAACCTGTCATGGAAGGTTATATTTATATCGTTGATGACAGTTGGGCTATTTATGCCGTTGATGTTAACATTAAGGGAGAACAAATGCAAAATCCAGCATTGAACGTTTTGACTCTAAAACAAAACTTCGGTTACAATTCAGCTACTAAAATTTGGGTAAAAAACACTCAAACAATCGATTTCACAGCTGGAATACTAGGCATTAATATTTCAGGAAAGTTTACTTATGTATATTCTAATTTTGAATTCGATCCTCCATTCACAAAAAAAACATTTACAAGAGAAGTATTGACATTTCAAGAAAATGCCAATAAGAAAGAAGATGCTTATTGGAATACTATTAGACCTGTACCATTAACCATTGAAGAAAGCACTGATTATACCAAAAAAGATATTTTGCAGACCAAAAAGAAATCACAGGTATATCTTGATTCTATAGATAAAAAGAATAACAAACTTCATGTTTTTGATATTATTACCGGCTATACCTATAAAAATTCATTCCAAAAATGGTCTGCCGATTATGAAGGCATATTAACAGGAGTTAATTTCAACACCGTACAGGGTTGGAAAATTAGCACTGGATTGTCTTATACAGAAAGCGATCGCGAAAAAGGAAAATACACTCAATTCAGAACTGATTTTGATTATGGTTTTTCCGAAGACAAATTTAGATCAACAGGAAGTTTTATCCATAAATTTAACAATAGCAACAAAAGCGAAATTCAAATCACTGGAGGGAATCGCGTTACCCAGTTTAATGAAGAAAAGCCAATACTGGAGCTATTGAATTCCGTTAGTACTTTATTTTTCAAAGAAAATTTGATGAAGATTTATGAAAATAATTTCATCTCATTTTTATACCAGCGTGAAATTACAAATGGATTTTTCCTAAAGGCTAAAATTGATTATTCAGAAAACAAACCTTTATCAAACACCACAGACCAAACTTTTTTTCAAAAAGAAAAAGACTATACGTCTAACAACCCGTGGGCTCCAAATGACTATATAACGCCAGCTTTTGAAAAATACAATTTGATAAAGGCTAACATGGAGGTAAAAATTAATTTTGATCAAGACTACATTACACGTCCAGACGGAAAATATAATTTTTCAAAAGGCAATTATCCTGTACTCACATTGGGTTTTGAAAAAGGATTTGCCGGAAGCGAGAAAAAATATGAATTTGACCACGCAAAAGCCAAGATCTTCTATAACTCTACGCTAGGAAACAAAGGTGCTTTTTCGCTAAATGCAAAAGCTGGTAAATTGTTTAATGCCAACCAAATATCATTTGTAGACTACAAACATTTCAACGGAAATCAAACTTATATAGGACTTTCCGAAAATTATTTGAATGTATTTAATTTAATGCCTTATTATACCAATAGCACCAATGACAGTTATTTTGAGCTGCATACAGAACACAACGACAAAGGCTATATAATGAATAAAATTCCGCTATTGAATATGCTTAAATCAAACTTAGTTTTAGGTTATCACTTGCTTGCCATACCAAATAGAAGTCCTTATGCAGAATACAGCGTAGGTTTGAACAATCTCGGTTTTGGGAAATTCAAAATATTTCGATTGGATTATGTTCGCTCCTACCAAAATGGATTTCAAAAAGACGGGGTAATTCTTGGATTGAGTTTTTTCAATTAG
- a CDS encoding cation diffusion facilitator family transporter, translated as MSNEQTAIKATYFSIIGNTSLALIKGLAGFFGNSYALIADAIESTTDIFASLLVLFGIKYSNRPADENHPYGHGRAEPLITFLVVGFLITSATIIAYESIVNIQTPHELPKSWTLFVLGAIIIWKEYSFRLVMRRSKETNSSSLKADAWHHRSDAITSVAAFTGISIALFLGKGYEAADDWAALFASTFILYNSYLIFRPALGEIMDEHLYDDLVEEIRQVSHQVDGIIDTEKCFIRKAGMKYHVDLHARVNGEITVKEGHDLSHKLKDTLREKIPELGHVLIHIEPN; from the coding sequence ATGTCTAATGAACAAACAGCTATAAAAGCAACCTATTTTAGTATCATCGGTAATACATCGTTGGCTCTTATAAAGGGATTAGCTGGCTTTTTCGGAAATTCATATGCTTTGATTGCAGATGCTATAGAGTCTACAACAGATATCTTTGCATCACTTTTGGTTTTATTTGGCATAAAATATTCAAATAGACCAGCAGATGAGAATCATCCTTATGGACATGGAAGGGCAGAACCATTAATTACTTTTTTAGTGGTTGGATTCCTTATTACATCGGCTACAATTATAGCTTATGAAAGTATAGTAAACATCCAGACGCCTCACGAATTGCCAAAATCTTGGACACTTTTTGTGTTGGGTGCTATTATCATCTGGAAAGAATATTCCTTTCGGTTGGTGATGAGAAGGAGTAAAGAAACCAATAGTTCCTCTCTAAAAGCTGATGCTTGGCATCATAGAAGCGATGCTATAACTTCGGTAGCGGCATTTACAGGGATTTCGATTGCCTTATTTTTAGGGAAAGGCTATGAAGCGGCTGATGATTGGGCAGCTTTATTTGCATCTACTTTTATTCTATATAATAGCTACCTCATTTTTAGACCCGCTCTTGGTGAAATAATGGACGAACATTTGTACGATGATTTGGTTGAGGAAATCAGACAAGTATCTCATCAAGTAGACGGAATTATTGATACAGAAAAATGTTTTATCCGAAAAGCAGGAATGAAATACCATGTAGATCTTCATGCCAGAGTAAATGGTGAAATAACAGTAAAAGAAGGACACGATTTATCCCATAAACTTAAAGATACTTTACGAGAAAAGATACCAGAATTAGGGCATGTCTTAATTCATATCGAGCCTAATTAA
- the murA gene encoding UDP-N-acetylglucosamine 1-carboxyvinyltransferase, producing the protein MGIFKIEGGIRLKGEITPQGAKNEALQILCAVLLTPEKVTINNIPDIIDINKLITLLGNLGVKIEKIGSGSYTFQADEVNVGYLETEAFKKEGGSLRGSIMIVGPLLARFGKGYIPKPGGDKIGRRRLDTHFEGFINLGAKFRYNREDHFYGVEAPDGLVGSDMLLDEASVTGTANIVMAAVLAKGKTTVYNAACEPYLQQLCKMLNSMGANITGVGSNLLTIEGVEKLGGCEHRILPDMIEIGSWIGLAAMTRSEITIKNVSWDNLGVIPNTFRKLGITLERRGDDIYIPEHKNGYEVKTDIDGSILTVADAPWPGFTPDLLSIVLVVATQAKGDVLIHQKMFESRLFFTDKLIDMGAKIMLCDPHRAVVIGHDFKSQLKATTMSSPDIRAGISLLIAALSGKGTSIIQNIEQIDRGYERIDERLRAIGAKIVRE; encoded by the coding sequence ATGGGAATTTTTAAAATCGAGGGTGGTATTCGCCTAAAAGGGGAGATCACACCACAGGGAGCCAAAAATGAAGCACTACAAATTTTGTGCGCGGTACTTTTAACCCCAGAAAAAGTAACAATCAACAATATTCCTGATATTATTGATATCAATAAATTGATTACACTATTGGGTAATTTGGGGGTTAAGATTGAGAAAATAGGTTCAGGATCTTATACTTTTCAAGCTGATGAGGTAAATGTGGGTTATTTAGAAACCGAAGCATTCAAGAAAGAAGGAGGATCACTTCGTGGTTCAATCATGATTGTGGGGCCACTTTTGGCACGTTTCGGAAAAGGATATATTCCTAAACCAGGAGGAGACAAAATAGGACGAAGAAGATTGGATACTCACTTTGAGGGGTTCATCAATCTTGGTGCTAAATTTAGATACAACAGAGAAGATCATTTTTATGGAGTAGAAGCTCCAGATGGACTTGTTGGTTCTGATATGCTACTTGATGAAGCATCTGTAACTGGAACAGCAAATATTGTTATGGCTGCCGTTTTAGCCAAAGGGAAAACAACAGTTTACAATGCTGCATGTGAGCCTTATCTGCAACAACTTTGTAAAATGTTGAACTCTATGGGGGCTAACATTACAGGAGTAGGATCTAATTTGTTAACTATAGAAGGAGTTGAAAAATTAGGAGGATGTGAGCATAGAATTCTTCCGGATATGATTGAAATTGGTTCTTGGATTGGTCTTGCGGCTATGACAAGAAGCGAAATAACTATTAAGAATGTGAGTTGGGATAATCTAGGGGTAATTCCAAATACCTTTAGAAAATTAGGAATCACACTAGAAAGAAGAGGGGATGATATATATATTCCTGAGCATAAAAATGGTTATGAGGTAAAAACGGATATAGATGGTTCTATTCTTACGGTTGCAGATGCACCTTGGCCAGGATTTACACCAGATTTATTGAGTATTGTTTTGGTTGTAGCCACTCAAGCAAAAGGAGATGTATTGATTCACCAAAAAATGTTTGAAAGCCGTTTGTTCTTTACAGATAAATTGATAGACATGGGAGCAAAAATCATGTTGTGTGATCCGCACAGGGCAGTTGTTATAGGTCATGATTTTAAATCACAGCTTAAAGCAACGACAATGTCTTCTCCAGATATTCGTGCAGGAATATCATTATTGATTGCTGCACTTTCAGGTAAAGGAACTAGTATTATTCAGAACATCGAGCAAATAGACCGAGGATACGAACGTATAGACGAACGTTTGAGAGCAATTGGAGCCAAAATAGTTCGAGAATAA